The window tacatatatatatatatatatatatatatatatatatatatatatacattattattttttatactcCACACGTCTCGTTTTATAACACATGTAGAAAACATTCTCATGTtgattttatttcttctttttttttttttatattcagAAAACGCACATTATGAATTAAATGAAGCTCTGATAAAtgatttaataaaagaaaatgaactttacataaaaaattataaagaCGAATTAATTAACATAAATCAAGACTCCATTAAAATTCCacaaacaaaaaatgaatGTTCACATAGTgaaaataacatatataattgtcTTAAAAGTATGAATGAATCTACTTTTGGATTTTTAAATTCATATTCCAGgtgttataaatatttgaGGGAATATGAAAGTTGTGTACAAGGAATTAAAAtctaaaaaatatattctgTTCATACGAAtcaaaaaatttattttatataacaaattgaacaacaaaatataaaaaatattttattacataaaagaaaatattatatatatatatatatatatataaatatatttatttctatttattttattatttcatcacataaaatatgtataaaacTTTTCTCTgtatttgtaatattattttatttatttatttatttatttatttattattatttttttttttaataaaattaaataacgtttgtttaaattaaatgtacataaagaataatatatttatatatctataatTGTCAATgacattttcttttcttttcttttcttttcttttcttttctttttttctccatttctttaataattcttgtattatatatatacatatatatataatatgtatgcataattatatttttatatattaatatttaatatgaataattatttttgtagTTCTACATATCctataatatttacaaatatatatatatatatataattgtatttatatttatttatttttatttttatttttatttttattttcattattattattattttatttattttatttttttttttttttgttttaaaattattaaaatacaaaaatgtatataatatttgtgtaataataatatatatacatatatttatataaaaagtcGCTCCTTAATATGTACAATctttgtaaaaatatttatatgagcatttaaaaaaataaaaagcTACATCTATAAAGTGTAATACAACTtataatattgtatatatatttacatatgtatatatatttgtatgtataacgttataataaaattttagagatataaaatatggataataACATCAATATTGATGACGATTTCAATATAGATGTAGATTACATAAAGAAACTATCGGAGAAATACAAACATGTGGATCATCCACTTTTTATGGATGAGCTTCCAAAAAATTTAGAGGAAAATGAAGACTTAGAAgctttatataaaattataactAGTGAGGATAATCCATTGATCTTAGCTCAGGATTATAAAGAAGTGGGTAATGATTATTTCAAGGATggtataaaatattatgatgaCGCTGTTATAAGTTATAACAAAGGaattgatatattaaataattatctCAAATCACTTGATGTAcaaaataagaataataataggagtaataataacaaaagtaataacaataataataataataaaaacaacaacaataataataataaaaacaacaacagcaataataataataacaattgTGATGTTATTTGTACAAATCTTTTTCATAgtaacaatataaataataaaacaaagGATGATGTTTTTAAACAAGATGTAAAAGAGATCAACAACACAGAATCAACtggaaatattaaaaataacgATATTCTTAagaatgataaaaataagaacataaaaatagatattaatgatgtaaaaattttactttctgatttatattgtaataGAGCTATCAtacattataaaaaaaaaagatacaTAAAATGTTTAGATGACTGTAAGAATTCATTTTCctttaataataaaaaatataaaagtcTTTATTTTGGCATCTTATCttgtaataatatggaaATGTATCATGATGcatgtaaatatataaacaaatttGACGAactattaaaaaatattcaagACATAGAAtcttatattaatatacaagaatatgaaaaattaaaaaaagatatatttgAAAAGTATGAAGATTATTTAAgacgaaaaaaaaaagcacaagatgaaagaaaaaaaattgaagaacaagaaaaaaaaaaaattaatcaAATCGAAAATATTctgaaaaaaagaaatatacaAACTCTACCAAACGTATatgataacaataataatattataccAGTATTGTACCTTGAtgaaaatatgtatatacattttacagtatttttaatttattatgaatttaatattatcgAAACTATATTAGACTTTGCAGAAAGTCAATGTATTATGGATTATTATGATATCATAAAGAAAAGAAGAGATAAccaaatattatattgttatattgAATTTCCAAATGATACATTctatatgataaataattatttctatatgtgtgatataatgaataaaataaaaaagtttACTCATA of the Plasmodium reichenowi strain SY57 chromosome 11, whole genome shotgun sequence genome contains:
- a CDS encoding hypothetical protein (conserved Plasmodium protein, unknown function): MGNTFSSHDEKERRGLILLPENYIRYNLNEDNYKKCEENKVKKNIEKEKILKNDLSIKNNKSIHENAHYELNEALINDLIKENELYIKNYKDELININQDSIKIPQTKNECSHSENNIYNCLKSMNESTFGFLNSYSRCYKYLREYESCVQGIKI
- a CDS encoding hypothetical protein (conserved Plasmodium protein, unknown function), coding for MDNNINIDDDFNIDVDYIKKLSEKYKHVDHPLFMDELPKNLEENEDLEALYKIITSEDNPLILAQDYKEVGNDYFKDGIKYYDDAVISYNKGIDILNNYLKSLDVQNKNNNRSNNNKSNNNNNNNKNNNNNNNKNNNSNNNNNNCDVICTNLFHSNNINNKTKDDVFKQDVKEINNTESTGNIKNNDILKNDKNKNIKIDINDVKILLSDLYCNRAIIHYKKKRYIKCLDDCKNSFSFNNKKYKSLYFGILSCNNMEMYHDACKYINKFDELLKNIQDIESYINIQEYEKLKKDIFEKYEDYLRRKKKAQDERKKIEEQEKKKINQIENILKKRNIQTLPNVYDNNNNIIPVLYLDENMYIHFTVFLIYYEFNIIETILDFAESQCIMDYYDIIKKRRDNQILYCYIEFPNDTFYMINNYFYMCDIMNKIKKFTHILSIHIIENDVANINFKINKNITYL